In Nocardioides conyzicola, one genomic interval encodes:
- a CDS encoding MFS transporter yields MAAVTSSDDRSSGFGRFWWGEAVSGMGDAVTSLALQTLVLVTLGGGASQVGWLNSARWLPYLLVGLVVGALVDRVRRRPVMVTTDLVRAALLGAIPLAWACDVLSFPLLFVVVLLFGTVSLVNDAASLSFVPRLVPRAELQRAHARLDGAGAVAQTAGPALAGALIRILGAPVAVLVDAATYLFSAVMVASLRGVAEPPLARPAAVGLRGLASEIGEGARWAYGASGLRRLAIATHVWFAGQAVLLVLVVPYGYLELGLTPLQLGLVFAVAGAGALGGAMTSTATGRRLGGGGAIIGSYALSATGVVAMVTAASVPGGWAAAVLGAGQLCHGWAMGNSNSHEMTIRQSRTPDELQARTNTTLRSLNRAVIVVVSPVVGVLADRVGVRPVLASAAVVFAAAALMLALSPFRPKREV; encoded by the coding sequence GTGGCCGCGGTGACCAGCTCCGACGACAGGTCGTCGGGGTTCGGGCGCTTCTGGTGGGGCGAGGCGGTGTCCGGGATGGGCGACGCCGTCACGTCCTTGGCGCTGCAGACCCTGGTCCTGGTCACGCTCGGCGGGGGAGCGTCGCAGGTGGGATGGCTCAACTCGGCCAGATGGCTTCCGTACCTTCTCGTCGGTCTCGTCGTCGGCGCGCTGGTCGACCGGGTGCGGCGACGCCCGGTGATGGTGACGACGGACCTGGTCCGGGCGGCGCTGCTCGGTGCGATCCCGCTGGCGTGGGCCTGCGACGTCCTCAGCTTCCCGCTGCTCTTCGTCGTCGTGTTGCTGTTCGGGACCGTGTCACTGGTCAACGACGCGGCGTCGCTCTCGTTCGTGCCGCGTCTCGTGCCGCGAGCCGAGCTGCAGCGGGCGCACGCGCGGCTGGACGGGGCCGGTGCGGTGGCGCAGACCGCAGGACCCGCGCTCGCCGGCGCGCTGATCCGGATCCTGGGGGCGCCGGTCGCGGTGCTGGTCGACGCGGCGACGTACCTCTTCTCGGCGGTGATGGTGGCGTCCTTGAGAGGAGTCGCCGAGCCGCCCCTCGCCCGCCCCGCGGCGGTCGGCCTGCGTGGGCTGGCGTCGGAGATCGGCGAGGGCGCACGGTGGGCGTACGGCGCCTCCGGTCTGCGTCGCCTCGCGATCGCCACGCACGTGTGGTTCGCGGGGCAGGCGGTGCTGCTCGTGCTCGTCGTGCCCTACGGCTACCTCGAGCTGGGACTCACGCCGCTGCAGCTGGGTCTGGTGTTCGCCGTCGCCGGGGCGGGCGCGCTCGGCGGTGCGATGACCAGCACCGCGACCGGACGGCGCCTCGGCGGGGGTGGCGCGATCATCGGCTCGTACGCCCTCAGTGCGACCGGGGTGGTCGCGATGGTCACCGCCGCCTCGGTGCCGGGCGGGTGGGCGGCCGCCGTGCTGGGCGCCGGTCAGCTGTGCCACGGCTGGGCGATGGGGAACAGCAACTCCCACGAGATGACCATCCGCCAGTCGCGTACCCCCGACGAGCTGCAGGCCCGCACCAACACCACCCTGCGCTCGCTCAACCGTGCCGTGATCGTCGTGGTCTCGCCGGTCGTCGGGGTCCTGGCCGATCGCGTCGGGGTCCGGCCGGTGCTGGCCTCGGCTGCGGTGGTCTTCGCCGCCGCGGCGCTCATGCTCGCGCTGTCACCGTTCCGGCCGAAGCGGGAGGTCTGA
- a CDS encoding HNH endonuclease signature motif containing protein produces MTAMTTPHHQVATATARMRGIVDGLVDASVWSMTSAEAASTLVELTKLEAQVVEIRARVARHADELQVGTETGATSTATWLAHQARLTRSAAAGVVHLGYDLDTHDVVRDALAAGDLRPEQAQVILRSVKELPADLDPDLVIRAEKHLVDAAAEHDAKTLRVLGRRLLEVVAPDLADQHEADLLEKEEAKAAQAMRLTMTDDGHGKTHARFTLPTVQAAMLKKMLLAIAAPKHQAATHGPGVERRPGPERMGRAFAELIERISAKDLPKVGGTDATIVVHIDLDVLTSKLEKAGILDTGEPISPSQVRRLACTARILPVVLNGKSEVLDVGRAKRFFTKAQLIALGIRDKGCVAEECDWPPWMCHAHHWQRFADDGPTALNNGGLLCPRHHTGAHDPTYETTHQPDGTVTFHRRP; encoded by the coding sequence ATGACAGCGATGACCACACCCCACCACCAGGTGGCCACGGCGACCGCGCGGATGCGCGGCATCGTCGACGGCCTGGTGGATGCGTCGGTGTGGTCCATGACGTCTGCCGAAGCCGCCTCAACGCTGGTGGAGCTGACGAAGTTGGAGGCGCAGGTCGTGGAGATCCGCGCGCGGGTGGCGCGGCACGCGGACGAGCTGCAGGTCGGCACCGAGACCGGTGCCACCTCGACCGCGACCTGGCTCGCTCATCAGGCCCGTCTCACCCGGTCCGCGGCGGCGGGTGTGGTGCACCTCGGCTACGACCTGGACACCCACGACGTGGTCCGGGACGCCCTTGCCGCCGGCGACCTGCGTCCCGAGCAGGCGCAGGTGATCCTCCGCTCCGTCAAGGAGCTGCCGGCTGACCTGGACCCGGACCTGGTGATCCGCGCGGAGAAGCATCTCGTGGATGCCGCTGCTGAGCATGATGCGAAGACGTTGCGGGTCCTCGGCCGCCGTCTGTTGGAGGTCGTCGCCCCGGACCTGGCGGACCAGCACGAGGCCGACCTTCTCGAGAAGGAGGAGGCCAAGGCCGCGCAGGCGATGCGGTTGACGATGACCGACGACGGCCACGGCAAGACCCACGCCCGGTTCACGCTTCCCACGGTGCAGGCGGCGATGCTCAAGAAGATGCTCCTCGCGATCGCCGCACCCAAGCACCAGGCCGCGACCCACGGACCCGGCGTCGAACGCCGCCCCGGACCCGAGCGGATGGGCCGGGCGTTCGCCGAGCTCATCGAACGCATCAGCGCCAAGGACCTCCCGAAGGTCGGCGGCACCGACGCGACGATCGTGGTTCACATCGACCTCGATGTGTTGACCAGCAAGCTCGAGAAGGCCGGGATCCTCGACACCGGCGAGCCCATCAGCCCCTCACAGGTCCGACGGCTCGCCTGCACCGCCCGGATCCTCCCCGTCGTCCTCAACGGCAAGAGCGAGGTCCTCGACGTCGGCAGAGCCAAGCGCTTCTTCACCAAGGCCCAGCTCATCGCCCTGGGCATCCGCGACAAGGGCTGCGTCGCCGAGGAATGCGACTGGCCACCCTGGATGTGCCACGCCCACCACTGGCAGAGGTTTGCCGATGACGGACCGACGGCCCTGAACAACGGTGGTCTCCTGTGCCCCAGACACCACACAGGAGCCCACGACCCGACGTACGAGACCACCCATCAACCCGACGGCACCGTCACCTTCCACCGACGACCCTGA
- a CDS encoding antibiotic biosynthesis monooxygenase — MILEHALLPVKPGREEEFVTAFDEAKQIIASMPGFVSLTLSRCQERPSAFLLLVEWETLEDHTVGFRGSDEYQQWRALLHDFYDPFPVVEHFDQVFSL, encoded by the coding sequence GTGATCCTCGAGCACGCCCTCCTGCCGGTGAAGCCCGGCCGCGAGGAGGAGTTCGTGACCGCCTTCGACGAGGCGAAGCAGATCATCGCGTCGATGCCCGGCTTCGTGTCACTGACGTTGTCGCGGTGCCAGGAGCGACCGAGCGCCTTCCTCCTCCTCGTCGAGTGGGAGACGCTCGAGGACCACACGGTCGGCTTCCGCGGCTCGGACGAGTACCAGCAGTGGCGGGCGCTCCTGCACGACTTCTACGACCCCTTCCCGGTCGTCGAGCACTTCGACCAGGTCTTCTCGCTCTAG
- a CDS encoding DUF5005 domain-containing protein encodes MANRRRMILAGATALTVTLIGQLLVTNTAEAGPDTNPAGSAALANEITNKFAAYGNSGSTNHWTGGDGLEAIELPGGRVIWFFNDYWYGVGTPTGTRGSYDAVMPRNGIVIQNADGTMGATVAGAGGSTLVNTTLGGWLWGGGQRLEGATIQKFYMRMGNTSGSVFPTALGAELRTIPTGSVQDETSYGNPTGGLPANVRDCTLTVPGHCILWGMALADYVDDGVPYTYIYASDVSAGSSSKKLRIARVPQGDLTATWRYFTGDNNSWSTDPGDAIATGTVASEALSVTKQSGRWVLVTQDTAGGLNGNVISYYADKPWGFTSDEKSTLFAMPEATVGSGTPGVGIWAYTPRLMPHLSTSGDQVVIGYSVNSLLEDSACGKLAYVDASVYRPHFRSVTLPHPAQPSGFQAPTRPDPDSRWMPTSQLPAWCSSGSAAVPSPTGVTATPNSVNSDLTFSWSQSPTATWSFGFQFRPAGGSWSAEYPLFVPNNRTWTAGLLTPGRSYEFRVRAMTWYGQPSAWTTKSATMPIDAPTGLGVARTAATKCSLTITDPQVGVYWQVQQQKVGTTTWSTPVAVGTKTPYFLVTSGVKYDFRVRAYSDYATSAWTTAKRCGL; translated from the coding sequence ATGGCGAACCGTCGTCGCATGATCCTGGCCGGCGCAACAGCGCTCACGGTGACGTTGATCGGACAGCTCCTGGTCACCAACACCGCTGAGGCCGGCCCGGACACCAATCCCGCGGGCAGCGCCGCTCTCGCCAACGAGATCACCAACAAGTTCGCGGCGTACGGCAACAGCGGGAGCACCAACCACTGGACCGGCGGGGACGGCCTCGAGGCCATCGAGCTGCCCGGCGGCCGGGTGATCTGGTTCTTCAACGACTACTGGTACGGCGTCGGCACCCCCACCGGCACCCGCGGCTCGTACGACGCGGTGATGCCGCGCAACGGCATCGTCATCCAGAACGCAGACGGGACCATGGGCGCCACGGTCGCCGGGGCGGGCGGCAGCACGCTGGTCAACACCACCCTGGGCGGTTGGCTGTGGGGCGGCGGCCAACGCCTGGAGGGCGCCACCATCCAGAAGTTCTACATGCGCATGGGCAACACCTCTGGCAGCGTGTTCCCGACTGCGCTCGGGGCGGAGCTGAGGACGATCCCGACCGGGTCCGTCCAGGACGAGACGTCGTACGGCAACCCCACCGGTGGCCTGCCCGCCAACGTCCGTGACTGCACGCTGACGGTGCCGGGTCACTGCATCCTGTGGGGGATGGCGCTGGCCGACTACGTCGACGACGGCGTCCCCTACACCTACATCTACGCCTCCGACGTCTCGGCGGGCTCGTCGTCGAAGAAGCTGCGGATCGCCCGGGTGCCACAGGGCGACCTGACGGCCACCTGGCGCTACTTCACCGGCGACAACAACAGCTGGAGCACCGACCCCGGCGACGCCATCGCCACCGGGACCGTCGCCAGTGAGGCCCTGAGCGTCACGAAGCAGAGCGGACGATGGGTGCTGGTCACCCAGGACACGGCCGGAGGGCTCAACGGCAACGTCATCAGCTACTACGCCGACAAGCCGTGGGGCTTCACGTCCGACGAGAAGTCGACCCTCTTCGCGATGCCCGAGGCCACGGTGGGCTCCGGCACGCCGGGGGTGGGCATCTGGGCCTACACCCCACGGCTGATGCCGCACCTCAGCACGAGCGGCGACCAGGTGGTCATCGGCTACAGCGTCAACTCGCTCCTCGAGGACAGTGCCTGCGGGAAGCTCGCGTACGTCGACGCGTCCGTCTACCGACCGCACTTCAGGAGCGTCACGCTCCCGCACCCCGCCCAGCCGTCCGGCTTCCAGGCGCCGACGCGACCGGACCCCGACTCGAGATGGATGCCCACCTCGCAGCTGCCGGCCTGGTGCTCGTCGGGCTCCGCGGCGGTCCCGTCCCCGACCGGGGTGACCGCCACGCCGAACAGCGTGAACTCGGACCTCACCTTCTCCTGGTCGCAGTCCCCGACGGCGACCTGGAGCTTCGGCTTCCAGTTCCGCCCGGCCGGAGGCAGCTGGAGCGCCGAGTACCCGCTCTTCGTCCCCAACAACCGCACCTGGACGGCCGGCCTGCTGACGCCGGGACGGTCCTACGAGTTCCGGGTCCGGGCGATGACCTGGTACGGCCAGCCGAGCGCCTGGACCACGAAGAGCGCGACGATGCCGATCGACGCACCCACGGGGCTCGGCGTCGCACGCACCGCCGCGACCAAGTGCTCCCTGACGATCACCGACCCCCAGGTCGGCGTCTACTGGCAGGTGCAGCAGCAGAAGGTCGGGACGACCACCTGGTCGACGCCCGTCGCGGTCGGCACCAAGACGCCGTACTTCCTCGTCACCTCGGGGGTGAAGTACGACTTCCGGGTGCGGGCCTACAGCGACTACGCCACCAGCGCCTGGACGACCGCGAAGCGGTGCGGTCTCTGA
- a CDS encoding NAD-dependent deacylase gives MKVVVLTGAGVSAESGVPTFRDADGLWEGHRVEDVATPEAYEYQPSVVQAFYDERRAALAGVEPNAAHRALAELEAALGDDLLVVTQNIDDLHERGGSSRVLHMHGELRSALCRGCGGRSVWTGDLSDYPPCPRCGVTELRPDVVWFGEIPYEMDRILAALDEADVFASIGTSGAVYPAAGFVQYAGERGARTVELNLEPSAGSHLFDDARHGPASVLVPEWVAELLR, from the coding sequence ATGAAGGTCGTCGTCCTCACCGGAGCCGGGGTCTCGGCCGAGAGCGGGGTGCCGACCTTCCGCGACGCCGACGGACTGTGGGAGGGCCACCGGGTCGAGGACGTCGCGACGCCGGAGGCGTACGAGTACCAGCCGTCGGTGGTCCAGGCCTTCTACGACGAGCGCCGGGCCGCCCTCGCCGGGGTCGAGCCCAATGCGGCCCATCGGGCGCTGGCCGAGCTCGAGGCGGCGCTCGGCGACGACCTGCTCGTGGTGACCCAGAACATCGACGACCTGCACGAGCGGGGCGGCTCCTCCCGGGTGCTCCACATGCACGGTGAGCTGCGGTCGGCCCTGTGTCGCGGGTGCGGCGGCCGCTCCGTGTGGACCGGCGACCTCTCCGACTACCCGCCCTGTCCGCGCTGCGGGGTGACCGAGCTGCGGCCCGACGTCGTGTGGTTCGGCGAGATCCCCTACGAGATGGACCGGATCCTCGCGGCCCTCGACGAGGCCGACGTCTTCGCCTCGATCGGCACCTCGGGGGCGGTCTACCCCGCCGCCGGCTTCGTCCAGTACGCCGGCGAGCGTGGTGCCCGGACCGTCGAGCTCAACCTCGAGCCCAGTGCCGGGAGCCACCTCTTCGACGATGCCCGGCACGGGCCGGCCTCGGTGCTCGTGCCGGAATGGGTGGCAGAGCTCCTCCGGTAG
- a CDS encoding class I SAM-dependent methyltransferase, whose product MTSRWERIARETVGDDYARAYAERFRAMAARGADIHGEATFVAGLLAPPARVLDAGCGTGRVAVRLAELGYDVVGVDVDESMLEQARAEAPGLDWRQGDLATFDLGETFDLVLVAGNTIPLLEPGTLHDACKRLGHHLSPGGVIVCGYGLDAAHLPGDCPPTALDDVDAAFGAFGLDAVARYGTWTGDAFEPTDGYAVTLYAESTR is encoded by the coding sequence ATGACCAGCCGCTGGGAGCGGATCGCCCGCGAGACCGTGGGCGACGACTACGCACGGGCGTACGCCGAGCGGTTCCGCGCGATGGCGGCGCGCGGCGCGGACATCCACGGCGAGGCGACGTTCGTGGCCGGGCTGCTGGCACCGCCGGCGCGGGTCCTCGACGCCGGCTGCGGCACCGGGCGCGTCGCCGTACGCCTGGCGGAGCTGGGGTACGACGTCGTCGGGGTCGACGTGGACGAGTCGATGCTCGAGCAGGCGCGGGCCGAGGCCCCTGGCCTGGACTGGCGGCAGGGCGACCTCGCGACCTTCGACCTCGGGGAGACCTTCGACCTGGTGCTGGTCGCCGGCAACACCATCCCGCTGCTCGAGCCCGGCACGCTGCATGACGCGTGCAAGCGGCTCGGGCACCACCTGAGCCCGGGTGGGGTGATCGTCTGTGGCTACGGGCTGGACGCCGCCCATCTCCCGGGCGACTGCCCGCCCACCGCGCTCGACGACGTGGACGCCGCGTTCGGCGCGTTCGGCCTCGACGCGGTGGCGCGCTACGGCACCTGGACCGGCGACGCGTTCGAGCCGACGGACGGCTACGCGGTCACGCTCTACGCGGAGTCGACCCGATGA
- a CDS encoding GTPase family protein codes for MAKPTDEWFGQAFGKAWKDKADEIGRFNLLLVGKTGVGKSTLVNAIFGEEVAKTGIGEPVTRAEHLYLHQSGTLGVVDTRGLEVGRDNAALIAELKDYLHGMRRKPLADQIHVAWYCVRAPDRRFESTEADFIRALAELGLPVILVLTQVARSGDRVHPDAEALAASIAALDLPIQDGLIHYTMALADDFTGQTAYGLQEVLDATFRGAPDGVAHAITSAQRIDFDRKRERAEVAVKAATAAATTAGASPIPFSDAALLVPIQIGMMATVAVTYGVSIERSTAASIAATAAATTAGRSVVTNMIKFVPGAGTAVAAPISATVAGTFTYAMGHAWMRVCERLARGELNALGGALDSDAVHRIFMDEFKTSAARRKLPR; via the coding sequence ATGGCGAAGCCCACGGACGAGTGGTTCGGCCAGGCCTTCGGGAAGGCCTGGAAGGACAAGGCCGACGAGATCGGTCGGTTCAACCTCCTGCTGGTCGGCAAGACGGGGGTCGGCAAGTCGACCCTGGTCAACGCCATCTTCGGCGAGGAGGTCGCGAAGACCGGGATCGGTGAGCCGGTCACGAGGGCCGAGCACCTGTACCTCCACCAGAGCGGCACGCTCGGCGTCGTCGACACCCGCGGGCTCGAGGTCGGGCGGGACAACGCCGCCCTGATCGCCGAGCTCAAGGACTACCTGCACGGCATGCGCCGCAAGCCGCTCGCCGACCAGATCCACGTCGCCTGGTACTGCGTCCGCGCCCCCGACCGCCGCTTCGAGTCCACCGAGGCTGACTTCATCCGCGCGCTGGCCGAGCTCGGGCTGCCGGTGATCCTGGTGCTCACCCAGGTCGCCCGCTCCGGCGACCGGGTGCACCCCGACGCCGAGGCGCTGGCGGCCAGCATCGCCGCCCTCGACCTGCCGATCCAGGACGGCCTGATCCACTACACGATGGCGCTCGCGGACGACTTCACCGGGCAGACGGCGTACGGCCTGCAGGAAGTCCTCGATGCCACCTTTCGCGGCGCGCCGGACGGCGTCGCCCACGCCATCACCTCGGCCCAGCGGATCGACTTCGACCGCAAGCGGGAGCGGGCGGAGGTGGCCGTCAAGGCGGCGACGGCAGCAGCCACCACCGCCGGAGCCTCCCCGATCCCCTTCTCCGACGCCGCGCTCCTCGTCCCGATCCAGATCGGAATGATGGCCACGGTCGCGGTCACCTACGGGGTCTCGATCGAGCGGTCGACCGCTGCGTCCATCGCCGCGACCGCGGCCGCGACGACGGCCGGTCGTTCGGTGGTGACCAACATGATCAAGTTCGTCCCGGGCGCCGGGACTGCGGTGGCCGCGCCGATCAGCGCGACCGTCGCCGGCACGTTCACCTACGCCATGGGCCACGCCTGGATGCGGGTCTGCGAGCGCCTGGCCCGCGGCGAGCTCAACGCCCTCGGCGGCGCCCTCGACAGCGACGCCGTGCACCGGATCTTCATGGACGAGTTCAAGACCAGCGCGGCGCGCCGCAAGCTGCCCCGATGA